The genomic window TGAATGTTGAAGAGCTGAGAGAGCTGTCAGTTTCAATCGTTGAATCGGTTTCAAGCGTTTACATTGGAAACGATGACGTTATTTTGAAGACTCTTACTGTTGCTCTTGTCAACGGCAACGTTCTCTTTGAGGACCATCCCGGTCTCGGTAAAACGCTTCTCGCAAAGGCGTTCTCAAGGGTTCTTGGCCTGGACTATAGGAGGGTTCAGTTCACCCCGGACTTGCTCCCCGCGGACATACTGGGAACCAAGGTGTGGCGTCAGAACCTTGGAACCTTCGAGCTCGTTAAGGGGCCTATTTTCACAAACGTTCTCCTTGCCGATGAAATAAACCGTGCTCCCCCCAAAACGCAGAGCGCGCTTCTTGAGGCGATGGAAGAGAAACAGGTCACGATTGAGGGCGAGACGCTGAAACTTGAGAGGCCATTCTTTGTAATAGCGACTCAGAATCCAATCGAGTACGAGGGTACATATCCCCTTCCAGAGGCCCAGCTTGACAGGTTCCTCCTCCGTCTTAGCGTTGGCTATCCGAAAACACTTGAGGATGAGATTGCAATCCTTGAGGCTAGGATTAGATGGGGTAAGGATGACCCAACGGTCGATTTGGAGCCCGTCATTGACAGAGGGACCTTCTTGGAGATGCAGGAAGCCGTTGAGAACTCAGTGTACGTTAGCAGGCCCGTCATGAGGTATATCGCCGAGCTCGTGAGGAACGCCAGGAAAGATGAACGCGTCGAGGCGGGACCGAGTCCCAGGGGTGCCCTTGCTCTCTTGAAGGTGTCGAAGGCAAACGCCGCTTTGGAAGGGAGGGATTTCGTAATTCCGGATGACGTGAAGCGTTTTGCAGTTGATGCCCTCGCCCACAGAATCGTGATAAAGGCCGAGTACTCCTTTGAGGGGGTCAGCGGGAAAAACGTGGTTGAAAGGGCACTTCAAAACACGCCGGTACCTAAAGAAAACGAGCGTGAAGAGTGATGGACAGGGTTA from Thermococcus sp. includes these protein-coding regions:
- a CDS encoding MoxR family ATPase, whose protein sequence is MNVEELRELSVSIVESVSSVYIGNDDVILKTLTVALVNGNVLFEDHPGLGKTLLAKAFSRVLGLDYRRVQFTPDLLPADILGTKVWRQNLGTFELVKGPIFTNVLLADEINRAPPKTQSALLEAMEEKQVTIEGETLKLERPFFVIATQNPIEYEGTYPLPEAQLDRFLLRLSVGYPKTLEDEIAILEARIRWGKDDPTVDLEPVIDRGTFLEMQEAVENSVYVSRPVMRYIAELVRNARKDERVEAGPSPRGALALLKVSKANAALEGRDFVIPDDVKRFAVDALAHRIVIKAEYSFEGVSGKNVVERALQNTPVPKENEREE